In Manis pentadactyla isolate mManPen7 chromosome 8, mManPen7.hap1, whole genome shotgun sequence, the following are encoded in one genomic region:
- the FAM241B gene encoding protein FAM241B has protein sequence MVRILANGEIVQDDDPRVRTTNPPRSSTPRQSFLNRGHGTPLGGPGPRQQQAGARLGAAQSPFNDLNRQLVNMGFPQWHLGNHAVEPVTSILLLFLLMMLGVRGLLLVGLVYLVSHLSQR, from the exons ATGGTGCGGATCTTGGCCAATGGGGAAATTGTGCAGGACGACGACCCCCGAGTGAGGACCACCAACCCCCCACGCAGTAGCACCCCTAGACAG AGCTTTCTCAATAGGGGCCATGGTACCCCCCTGGGGGGTCCTGGCCCCCGTCAGCAGCAGGCGGGAGCTAGGCTGGGTGCTGCTCAGTCCCCCTTCAATGACCTCAACCGGCAGCTGGTGAACATGGGCTTCCCACAGTGGCATCTCGGCAACCATGCTGTGGAGCCGGTGACGTCCATcctgctcctcttccttctcatgatgCTCGGCGTGCGTGGACTCTTGCTGGTGGGCCTCGTCTACCTGGTGTCGCACCTGAGTCAGCGGTGA